The Polynucleobacter necessarius genome window below encodes:
- a CDS encoding nucleotidyltransferase family protein codes for MNQCDWIPVFILAAGRGERMRPLTDEMPKPLLTIQNKSLIGWHLEALANAKIQRVVINHAWLGKKIEATLGDGRQFDLDIQFSAEEYALVINGDVFSPHLPIEKLLDVTLRIRQDLHKRLAHLLMVPNPVQHPNGDFYLQGTDVSNIELVGSEKLTFSGIGIDHKDLFKDLEFGAPAKLAPLLRMAMEQNQVSGEKYLGPWHDVSTPQHLQELSAAYE; via the coding sequence ATGAATCAATGCGATTGGATACCCGTATTTATATTGGCGGCTGGCCGAGGTGAGCGTATGCGTCCGCTCACTGATGAAATGCCAAAACCACTATTGACTATTCAGAATAAATCCTTAATAGGATGGCATTTAGAGGCGCTTGCAAATGCAAAGATTCAGAGAGTCGTCATCAACCATGCTTGGCTAGGCAAAAAAATTGAAGCCACTCTTGGTGATGGGCGGCAATTTGATCTTGATATTCAATTCTCTGCTGAAGAATACGCTCTAGTGATCAATGGAGATGTATTTAGTCCGCATCTTCCTATTGAAAAGCTTTTGGATGTGACCTTGAGAATTCGCCAGGATCTGCACAAGCGATTAGCGCACTTATTGATGGTTCCTAACCCAGTTCAGCATCCCAATGGTGACTTTTACCTACAAGGTACTGACGTATCGAACATTGAATTGGTTGGATCAGAAAAGCTCACTTTTTCTGGAATAGGCATTGATCACAAAGACCTCTTTAAAGACCTGGAATTTGGGGCGCCGGCTAAGCTCGCACCTTTACTAAGAATGGCTATGGAGCAAAATCAAGTCTCTGGTGAAAAATATCTCGGTCCGTGGCACGATGTAAGCACACCACAACACTTACAAGAACTCAGTGCAGCATATGAATAA
- a CDS encoding aminopeptidase P N-terminal domain-containing protein — protein sequence MNKNTIYQNRRDVLAKKIFTKTGGGIAVISTAPEVSRNRDSQFPYRHDSDFYYLTGFEEPGATLVIQVVGNGKSYQLQSHLFCRPKDPERELWDGIRLGPEAAPETLGVDFAHSNRDLDQKLSALLAEQDAIYIRLAESAEADRRLRHWMKQVRSQVRSGINPPSEFHDVEACIHEMRLLKDAHEIGIMRRAAAISARAHIRALQLCKPGLLEYQLEAELLHEFRNSGAQSVAYNSIVASGANSCILHYRAGSNELRSGELCLIDAGCELDGYASDITRTFPVNGRFTSPQRALYDITLAAQEAAIEITKPGNTFMQPHEAALRVLTQGLLDEKLLSLSDLGSLDNAIETGAYRRFYMHRTSHWLGMDVHDVGSYHESNEDSNNTDKPWCILKSGMVITIEPGLYIRPGDDANEQFWNIGIRIEDDAVLNDSGCELISRGVPVKADEIEALMKNT from the coding sequence ATGAATAAAAACACCATTTATCAAAACCGTAGGGATGTATTAGCAAAAAAGATCTTTACCAAAACAGGCGGGGGAATCGCAGTCATTTCTACCGCTCCTGAAGTTTCTCGTAACCGTGATAGCCAATTTCCTTATCGTCATGACAGTGACTTTTATTACTTGACCGGCTTTGAAGAACCGGGGGCTACCTTGGTCATACAGGTTGTAGGCAACGGCAAAAGCTACCAACTTCAATCTCATTTATTTTGCAGACCCAAAGATCCTGAGCGAGAACTTTGGGATGGTATTCGTCTTGGGCCGGAAGCTGCACCAGAAACTCTAGGTGTAGATTTCGCTCACAGCAATCGAGATTTGGATCAAAAATTAAGTGCTTTATTAGCTGAGCAAGATGCTATTTACATTCGTCTTGCTGAGAGCGCAGAGGCAGATAGACGCTTACGTCATTGGATGAAGCAAGTGCGTAGTCAAGTTCGCTCTGGAATCAATCCTCCATCAGAATTTCATGACGTGGAAGCATGTATTCATGAAATGCGTTTACTGAAAGATGCTCACGAAATCGGCATCATGCGTCGTGCAGCCGCCATTTCTGCCCGTGCTCATATTCGTGCTTTGCAACTTTGTAAGCCAGGACTACTTGAGTATCAACTTGAGGCGGAGCTACTTCATGAGTTTCGTAATAGCGGCGCCCAGAGCGTTGCCTACAATAGTATTGTTGCCAGCGGTGCAAATTCTTGCATCCTGCATTATCGAGCAGGCTCTAACGAATTACGCAGTGGTGAACTTTGTTTGATTGATGCTGGTTGCGAATTGGATGGCTATGCTTCTGACATCACGCGCACTTTCCCAGTGAATGGCAGATTTACTAGTCCTCAACGCGCACTCTATGACATCACGCTAGCCGCGCAAGAGGCAGCAATTGAGATAACGAAGCCTGGCAATACATTTATGCAACCGCATGAAGCAGCATTAAGAGTGCTGACCCAAGGTCTTCTTGATGAAAAACTATTGAGTCTTTCAGATTTAGGGTCGCTTGATAACGCCATTGAAACTGGCGCCTACCGTCGTTTCTATATGCACCGTACCTCACACTGGTTGGGTATGGACGTCCATGATGTCGGCTCTTATCACGAATCTAATGAAGACTCTAATAACACCGATAAACCATGGTGCATTCTCAAGAGTGGCATGGTAATCACGATTGAGCCTGGCCTCTATATCCGTCCAGGAGATGATGCAAACGAACAATTTTGGAACATCGGAATTCGCATTGAAGATGATGCCGTTCTCAATGATTCTGGTTGTGAACTGATATCGCGCGGCGTGCCTGTGAAAGCAGATGAGATAGAGGCACTCATGAAAAATACCTAA
- a CDS encoding FAD-dependent monooxygenase — protein MSTSSCDILIHGGGPVGLTCAAWTLQKFPDAKITLLDRNPLNDEELANSDSRGIALSHGSKILLDTIHGWPTESVAIHQVHVSQTGRFGRALMTREELNQDALGHIVRYRNIHIAVRKALRNIQLNSPNFSWQYVTKDHDAHGIHAQCIVHAEGGLFKDQDWVETGRDYDQSALVGLVEVENAKPHQAWERFTSEGPLAVLPSHYGHNVLNLVWCGTPESSQHRLTLSDADFLSELQNEFGARIGRFLKIQGRRLYELGLNYRKEITIDREVWIGNAAQTLHPVAGQGLNLGLRDAFLLAEKLVGVFAGSPKDQLTLVLENALQEYALSRKIDRTTTIGLTDFMARVFTSNLAPIVAARGLALSALQWAPPIKTALARQMMFGRR, from the coding sequence ATGAGTACTTCTAGTTGCGATATTTTGATTCATGGTGGCGGCCCTGTAGGTCTCACATGTGCTGCCTGGACTCTGCAAAAATTTCCTGACGCAAAAATCACATTACTCGATCGCAATCCCCTTAATGATGAAGAGCTAGCAAATTCTGATAGTCGTGGAATAGCACTCTCACACGGCAGCAAAATTCTGCTTGATACTATTCATGGATGGCCCACTGAGTCTGTGGCAATTCATCAGGTGCATGTTTCACAAACAGGACGTTTTGGCCGTGCACTCATGACTCGCGAAGAACTAAATCAAGATGCTCTAGGTCATATCGTTCGTTATCGCAATATTCACATCGCAGTACGTAAGGCTTTAAGAAATATTCAATTAAATAGCCCTAACTTTAGTTGGCAATATGTTACCAAAGATCACGATGCTCATGGCATTCACGCTCAATGCATTGTCCATGCAGAGGGTGGCTTATTTAAGGATCAAGATTGGGTAGAAACTGGAAGGGACTATGATCAATCGGCGCTAGTTGGATTGGTGGAAGTTGAGAATGCAAAGCCCCATCAAGCCTGGGAACGTTTTACATCTGAAGGCCCTTTAGCAGTTTTACCCAGTCACTATGGTCATAACGTTCTCAATCTCGTTTGGTGTGGTACTCCTGAATCCTCACAACATCGCTTAACACTAAGTGATGCAGATTTTTTGTCGGAATTGCAAAACGAGTTTGGCGCTCGTATAGGCAGATTTCTGAAAATTCAAGGTCGTCGTTTATACGAACTTGGTTTGAACTACCGCAAAGAAATCACAATTGATCGTGAAGTATGGATTGGGAATGCCGCCCAAACTTTGCACCCCGTTGCAGGACAAGGTCTTAATTTGGGACTGAGAGATGCCTTCTTGCTAGCAGAGAAATTGGTCGGAGTATTTGCTGGGTCGCCAAAAGATCAACTCACACTAGTTTTAGAAAACGCTTTGCAAGAATATGCGCTCAGTCGCAAAATCGACAGAACAACCACCATAGGCCTCACCGACTTTATGGCCAGGGTGTTTACGTCGAATCTTGCCCCTATTGTGGCTGCCCGTGGACTGGCTTTATCGGCCCTTCAGTGGGCTCCACCAATCAAAACAGCCCTTGCTAGGCAAATGATGTTTGGCAGACGCTAG
- the dusB gene encoding tRNA dihydrouridine synthase DusB: MKIGPHQLANRLFVAPMAGVTDRPFRQLCKKLGAGYAISEMVASNALLWKSEKTQRRANHVGEFKPIAVQIAGTDPAMMAAAAKINVDHGAQIIDINMGCPAKKVCNVAAGSALLRAEPLLQQILEAVVNTIGRGPDAVPVTLKIRTGWDCQNKNAIEIARLAEKSGISMLTVHGRTKADLYHGEAEYATITAVRNSVNIPVVANGDIHSPAKAEEVLNMTGANAIMIGRPWIFREIHHYLEAGGKLPTHEINEIQAIMHDHLLDHYELYGEYIGLRTARKHIGWYCKGLRDSHAFRQRMNTADDCKTQLQMVNDYFDEMKSHSDRLLFLEAA, translated from the coding sequence ATGAAGATTGGCCCACACCAACTAGCAAATAGACTGTTTGTAGCCCCTATGGCAGGGGTGACGGATCGTCCATTTCGTCAGCTTTGCAAAAAATTAGGCGCTGGTTATGCCATCTCCGAGATGGTTGCATCAAATGCACTGTTGTGGAAGAGTGAAAAAACACAGCGCCGCGCAAATCACGTTGGCGAATTTAAACCCATCGCAGTGCAAATTGCAGGGACTGACCCAGCGATGATGGCTGCCGCAGCCAAAATCAATGTCGATCATGGCGCTCAAATTATTGATATCAATATGGGCTGTCCTGCAAAAAAAGTGTGTAATGTTGCAGCCGGCTCTGCGCTATTACGTGCTGAACCTTTGCTTCAGCAGATTTTGGAAGCAGTAGTGAATACTATTGGCAGAGGACCCGACGCAGTACCCGTGACACTAAAAATCCGCACAGGTTGGGATTGTCAGAATAAGAATGCTATCGAGATTGCTCGCCTTGCAGAGAAATCCGGAATATCCATGTTGACCGTTCACGGCCGAACAAAAGCGGATCTCTATCACGGTGAAGCAGAGTACGCAACCATCACTGCAGTTAGAAATAGCGTCAATATTCCAGTGGTTGCTAATGGCGATATTCATAGTCCAGCAAAAGCTGAGGAAGTACTCAATATGACCGGCGCTAATGCCATCATGATTGGTCGCCCTTGGATTTTTCGCGAAATTCATCACTACCTAGAAGCTGGCGGCAAGCTGCCAACCCATGAAATCAATGAGATTCAGGCCATCATGCATGACCACCTATTGGATCATTATGAACTCTATGGAGAATACATTGGGCTACGTACGGCACGCAAACATATTGGTTGGTACTGCAAGGGATTGCGTGACTCTCACGCTTTCCGGCAGCGAATGAATACTGCCGATGATTGCAAAACGCAATTACAAATGGTTAATGATTATTTTGATGAGATGAAATCTCATTCTGATCGCTTGTTATTTTTAGAGGCAGCTTAG
- the purH gene encoding bifunctional phosphoribosylaminoimidazolecarboxamide formyltransferase/IMP cyclohydrolase has translation MIRTALISVADKDSIVPFAKALHEQGIKLISTGGTAKLLVENNLPVVEASSLTKFPEMLDGRVKTLHPMVHGGLLARRDFPEHMAALKEHGIDTIDMLVINLYPFNETVAKESCSFEDAVENIDIGGPAMLRAAAKNHQDVTVLISPEDYAPVLAEMKVNKNGVSYKTNLALAKKVFAHTAQYDGAIANYLSALGDDLNHKARSAYPETLHLAFEKAQEMRYGENPHQSAAFYKDIYPADGALANYKQLQGKELSYNNITDADSAWECVKSFSGNAGGAAACVIIKHANPCGVAVGSTALEAYQKAFKTDPSSAFGGIIAFNVPCDGTAAKAISKQFVEVLLAPSFSKEAKAIFASKQNVRLLELPLGTAFNVFDFKRVGGGLLVQSPDAKNVLENEMRVVSKRLPTPSEMHDMMFAWRVAKFVKSNAIVYCANSMTLGIGAGQMSRVDSAHMASIKAENAGLSLKGSAVASDAFFPFRDGLDLVVNGGASCAIQPGGSMRDDEIIAAANEHGIAMIFTGTRHFRH, from the coding sequence ATGATCCGTACAGCTCTAATCTCCGTTGCTGATAAAGATAGCATCGTGCCTTTTGCAAAAGCTCTCCATGAGCAAGGCATTAAACTCATTTCCACCGGTGGCACTGCCAAACTATTAGTAGAGAACAATCTTCCTGTTGTAGAGGCATCTTCCTTAACCAAGTTTCCAGAGATGTTAGATGGTCGTGTAAAAACGCTCCACCCAATGGTCCATGGTGGTTTACTGGCTCGTAGAGATTTTCCGGAGCATATGGCAGCTTTAAAAGAGCATGGTATTGATACCATTGATATGCTCGTGATTAACCTTTACCCCTTCAATGAGACGGTTGCTAAAGAAAGTTGCTCTTTCGAGGATGCAGTAGAAAATATTGATATTGGTGGACCTGCTATGTTGCGTGCTGCAGCTAAAAATCATCAAGATGTTACGGTATTAATTTCGCCTGAAGACTACGCACCTGTCTTAGCCGAAATGAAGGTCAACAAGAATGGTGTTTCATACAAAACAAATTTAGCGCTAGCCAAAAAAGTATTTGCGCATACCGCTCAATACGATGGCGCCATCGCTAACTACCTATCTGCTTTAGGAGATGACCTCAATCACAAAGCTCGCTCCGCTTATCCAGAAACTCTGCATCTTGCTTTTGAAAAAGCACAAGAAATGCGTTACGGCGAAAACCCACATCAATCTGCCGCCTTCTATAAAGACATCTATCCGGCAGATGGCGCACTCGCAAATTACAAACAATTACAGGGTAAAGAGCTTTCTTACAATAATATTACTGATGCAGATTCCGCTTGGGAATGTGTCAAAAGTTTTTCCGGGAATGCTGGCGGGGCAGCAGCGTGTGTCATCATCAAGCATGCCAATCCTTGTGGTGTCGCTGTAGGTTCAACCGCACTTGAGGCTTATCAAAAGGCCTTTAAAACAGACCCGAGCTCCGCCTTTGGCGGCATCATTGCTTTTAATGTCCCCTGCGATGGTACTGCTGCTAAAGCCATTTCTAAACAATTTGTAGAGGTATTGCTTGCTCCAAGCTTTAGCAAAGAGGCAAAAGCAATCTTTGCTTCCAAACAAAATGTACGTCTCTTGGAGCTTCCATTAGGCACAGCATTTAATGTCTTTGATTTCAAACGTGTTGGTGGTGGTTTGCTCGTGCAATCCCCAGATGCAAAGAACGTGCTTGAAAATGAAATGCGTGTGGTGAGCAAGCGCCTCCCTACTCCAAGCGAAATGCATGACATGATGTTTGCATGGCGCGTTGCTAAGTTTGTCAAATCGAATGCAATTGTGTATTGCGCTAACAGTATGACCCTTGGTATTGGTGCTGGTCAAATGAGCCGCGTAGACTCTGCCCATATGGCTAGTATCAAAGCTGAAAATGCTGGTTTAAGCCTGAAGGGCTCAGCAGTAGCGAGTGATGCTTTCTTTCCATTCCGCGATGGCTTAGATCTAGTGGTGAACGGCGGTGCAAGCTGCGCCATTCAACCGGGCGGCAGCATGCGTGATGATGAAATCATTGCCGCAGCAAATGAACATGGTATCGCGATGATCTTTACTGGAACACGCCACTTTCGCCATTAA
- the ruvC gene encoding crossover junction endodeoxyribonuclease RuvC: MRWIGIDPGLRTTGFGMIDVEGQKLTYVASGTIESGDPATKGLSERLGALYTGVKEVLETYKPESAAIEEVFLNVNPRSTLMLGQARGAVIAALVSARLPVAEYSALRVKQAIVGTGRAAKSQVQEMVKRLLRLSRAPGADASDALGVAICAAHHAQIPKSITAALLAKKRSQ; this comes from the coding sequence ATGCGCTGGATAGGAATTGACCCGGGTTTACGCACTACCGGCTTTGGCATGATTGATGTTGAAGGCCAAAAGCTCACCTATGTGGCCTCAGGAACAATTGAGAGTGGCGACCCTGCAACAAAAGGACTATCTGAGCGCTTAGGTGCGCTCTATACTGGCGTTAAAGAAGTGCTAGAGACCTATAAACCAGAGTCTGCTGCGATTGAAGAGGTTTTTTTAAACGTCAATCCCCGCTCCACACTGATGCTTGGTCAAGCCAGGGGTGCAGTCATTGCTGCTCTTGTCTCCGCGAGACTACCAGTGGCTGAGTACAGCGCCCTTAGAGTCAAGCAGGCCATCGTTGGTACAGGGCGGGCTGCCAAGTCACAAGTTCAGGAGATGGTCAAACGTTTGCTACGCCTGAGCCGCGCTCCTGGAGCAGATGCGTCAGACGCTTTAGGCGTAGCCATTTGTGCAGCCCATCACGCTCAAATACCAAAATCAATAACAGCAGCTTTATTAGCCAAAAAACGTAGTCAGTAA
- the ruvA gene encoding Holliday junction branch migration protein RuvA: MIGRIQGTLVSVHPPRLLVDCQGIGYEVDVPMSTLYQLPQAGQKITLLTHFQVREDAQQLFGFATETEREAFRQLIKISGVGSRTALAILSGMSVNELAQAIALQEAGRLTQVPGIGKKTAERLCLELKGRLTPDLGITGGKPQAIEASSAILQALLALGYSEKEALLVLKQIPPDISVSDGIRIGLKYLSKA; this comes from the coding sequence ATGATTGGTCGCATTCAAGGCACCCTCGTTTCAGTTCACCCTCCCCGTCTTTTGGTCGATTGCCAAGGCATTGGCTACGAGGTTGATGTACCGATGAGCACCCTGTATCAGCTACCTCAAGCTGGCCAAAAAATTACCCTACTCACGCACTTTCAAGTTCGTGAAGATGCTCAGCAACTATTTGGCTTTGCCACAGAAACTGAACGTGAAGCATTTAGACAACTCATCAAAATTAGTGGTGTTGGCTCACGTACTGCTTTAGCAATACTCTCAGGCATGAGTGTCAATGAATTGGCTCAAGCAATTGCTCTTCAAGAGGCTGGACGATTAACTCAAGTACCTGGTATCGGCAAAAAAACGGCTGAGCGCCTTTGTCTAGAGCTCAAAGGCAGGTTGACGCCCGACCTCGGTATCACCGGTGGTAAACCACAAGCCATTGAAGCGAGCAGTGCAATATTGCAGGCACTTCTGGCGCTAGGCTATTCAGAAAAAGAAGCACTTCTGGTTCTCAAACAAATTCCACCTGATATTAGCGTTTCAGATGGTATCCGCATAGGCTTAAAGTATTTATCTAAAGCTTAA
- the ruvB gene encoding Holliday junction branch migration DNA helicase RuvB, with product MAIHTDDLSSIPEEIPEGDDRIVSGSAGNAEAVFERALRPKQLDECVGQTKARAQLEIFISATRARQEALDHVLLFGPPGLGKTTLAHIIARELGVNLRQTSGPILDRPGDLAALLTNLEANDVLFIDEIHRLSPVVEEILYPALEDYSLDIMIGEGPAARSVKIDLKPFTLIGATTRAGMLTNPLRDRFGIMARLEFYTTEELTKIINRSASLLKAVIDSEGSLEIAKRARGTPRIANRLLRRVRDYAEVKGAGIITKAMADGALKMLDVDPSGFDVMDRKLLEAILHKFDGGPVGIDNLAAAIGEERDTIEDVLEPYLIQQGYLQRTSRGRMVTRQAYEHFGFTPPGGSGSLDI from the coding sequence ATGGCAATTCATACAGACGACCTAAGCTCAATTCCCGAAGAGATTCCAGAAGGTGATGACCGCATTGTCAGTGGTTCAGCTGGTAATGCCGAAGCCGTTTTTGAAAGGGCGCTTCGCCCTAAACAACTCGATGAATGTGTTGGCCAAACAAAGGCTCGCGCCCAACTAGAGATCTTTATTAGCGCTACTAGAGCTCGTCAAGAGGCTTTGGATCACGTTCTTTTATTCGGTCCTCCAGGTCTTGGCAAAACTACGCTTGCTCACATTATTGCTAGAGAATTAGGTGTGAATCTGCGTCAAACTAGCGGCCCAATATTGGATAGACCTGGCGACCTTGCTGCTCTTCTGACCAATCTTGAGGCAAATGACGTCCTATTTATAGATGAGATTCATCGACTTTCGCCAGTAGTAGAAGAAATTCTATACCCGGCACTGGAAGACTATAGCCTGGATATCATGATCGGCGAAGGCCCGGCAGCGCGAAGCGTCAAGATTGATCTGAAGCCATTCACGCTGATTGGCGCGACGACTCGTGCTGGCATGCTAACCAATCCACTTCGTGATCGCTTTGGTATTATGGCTAGACTGGAGTTCTACACCACTGAAGAATTAACTAAAATCATTAACCGCTCTGCAAGCCTTCTAAAGGCTGTTATTGATTCAGAGGGATCATTAGAAATCGCTAAGCGGGCTCGTGGCACTCCGCGCATCGCCAATCGCCTCTTGCGACGCGTACGTGACTATGCAGAGGTCAAAGGTGCCGGCATCATCACTAAAGCGATGGCTGATGGAGCACTCAAGATGCTCGATGTTGATCCAAGCGGGTTCGATGTCATGGATAGAAAACTGCTTGAAGCCATCTTGCATAAATTTGATGGCGGCCCTGTAGGTATCGATAACTTAGCGGCTGCAATTGGCGAAGAACGTGACACCATTGAAGATGTTTTAGAGCCTTACCTCATACAGCAAGGCTATTTACAAAGAACATCACGCGGTAGAATGGTCACCCGTCAAGCCTACGAGCATTTTGGCTTCACACCACCAGGCGGTAGCGGTAGCTTAGATATTTAA
- the tyrS gene encoding tyrosine--tRNA ligase, with product MTSKPEQKYPLTPEVYAALEVTKRGCDELLVEADWIQKLARSQATKTPLRIKLGLDPTAPDIHLGHTVVLNKLRQLQDLGHTVIFLIGDFTSMIGDPSGRNATRPPLIAEEIAVNAETYYRQASMVLDPSKTEVRYNSEWCDPLGARGMIQLAAKHTVARMLERDDFTKRYRNGVPISIHEFLYPLMQGYDSVALKSDLEFGGTDQKFNLLVGRELQREYGQEPQCILTMPLLVGLDGVEKMSKSKGNYIGISEPAGDMFGKILSISDDLMWDYFTLLSFRPMTEIDLMKQEVAAGRNPKDCKVLLAQEIVARFHSQAAVEKALEDFNHRAKGGVPDDMPEIALTGTPLGIANLLKAAGLAPSTSEANRKIEQNGVKIDGATVSDKQLKIEAGTYVVQVGKRKFAKVILA from the coding sequence ATGACTTCCAAACCAGAACAAAAATATCCATTGACCCCTGAAGTCTATGCAGCTCTCGAAGTCACCAAGCGCGGCTGCGATGAGCTATTGGTAGAGGCGGATTGGATTCAGAAATTGGCGCGTAGTCAGGCTACCAAGACCCCCCTACGGATTAAATTGGGTTTAGATCCGACTGCACCTGATATTCATTTAGGCCATACCGTTGTGCTAAATAAATTGCGTCAATTGCAAGATTTAGGTCATACCGTTATTTTCTTGATTGGTGATTTCACCAGCATGATTGGTGACCCGTCAGGGCGTAACGCAACCCGCCCCCCTTTGATAGCAGAGGAGATTGCCGTGAATGCTGAGACTTATTATCGTCAGGCGAGCATGGTGCTTGATCCTTCTAAGACTGAAGTGCGCTACAACAGTGAGTGGTGTGATCCATTGGGCGCGCGAGGCATGATTCAGTTGGCTGCAAAGCATACGGTTGCACGTATGTTGGAGCGTGATGACTTTACCAAACGGTATCGCAATGGTGTACCCATCTCTATTCATGAGTTTTTATACCCATTGATGCAGGGCTATGATTCTGTAGCCTTGAAGAGCGATTTGGAGTTCGGTGGTACAGATCAAAAATTTAATTTGCTAGTAGGTCGTGAACTCCAGCGCGAGTATGGACAAGAGCCTCAATGTATTTTGACAATGCCGCTCCTAGTTGGATTAGATGGCGTTGAGAAAATGAGTAAGTCCAAAGGCAACTACATTGGCATCAGCGAACCCGCTGGTGATATGTTTGGCAAAATTCTGAGTATTTCTGATGATTTGATGTGGGATTACTTTACTTTGTTGTCATTTCGGCCAATGACGGAAATCGATCTCATGAAGCAAGAGGTGGCTGCTGGTCGAAATCCGAAAGATTGCAAAGTGCTGCTCGCACAAGAAATTGTTGCCCGCTTTCATTCACAAGCAGCTGTAGAAAAAGCATTAGAGGACTTCAATCACCGTGCTAAGGGTGGCGTACCAGATGATATGCCTGAGATCGCCTTAACTGGTACGCCATTAGGAATCGCGAATCTGCTCAAAGCAGCTGGTTTGGCTCCATCAACCTCTGAAGCGAATCGCAAGATTGAGCAAAACGGTGTCAAGATTGATGGTGCAACGGTAAGTGATAAGCAGTTGAAAATCGAAGCTGGAACCTATGTAGTTCAGGTTGGCAAACGTAAGTTTGCAAAAGTAATCTTGGCTTAA
- a CDS encoding anhydro-N-acetylmuramic acid kinase, translated as MGQAGNAWALADADAVDRLLKKANLQPSKIVAIGAHGQTIRHQPHLGDMAYTHQTLNPSLLAEKTGLDVIADFRSRDMAAGGYGAPLVPAFHAQQFASHENIAILNIGGIANLTLLPKNGEVTGFDCGPGNMLMDAWIQEHQGAAFDENSVDGHCKAK; from the coding sequence TTGGGACAAGCGGGGAATGCCTGGGCCTTGGCTGATGCAGATGCTGTTGATCGATTGCTAAAGAAGGCTAATCTTCAGCCCTCTAAGATCGTTGCTATTGGCGCACACGGCCAGACAATTCGTCATCAGCCACATTTGGGTGATATGGCATACACCCATCAAACACTGAATCCATCTCTATTGGCAGAAAAAACAGGGCTTGATGTAATTGCAGATTTTAGAAGTCGAGATATGGCTGCTGGCGGATATGGCGCTCCTTTAGTGCCTGCGTTTCATGCGCAACAATTTGCGTCACATGAAAACATCGCTATCCTCAATATTGGCGGAATTGCTAATCTCACGCTTCTTCCTAAAAATGGTGAAGTGACTGGTTTTGATTGTGGCCCCGGAAATATGTTGATGGATGCATGGATACAGGAACATCAAGGCGCAGCATTTGATGAGAATAGTGTCGATGGGCATTGCAAGGCAAAGTAA
- a CDS encoding anhydro-N-acetylmuramic acid kinase yields MLSDPFFLKAPPKSTGRDKFHLAWLKEKLSNEDCSHDDMRWWRQE; encoded by the coding sequence ATGTTAAGTGACCCCTTCTTTCTGAAAGCTCCACCGAAGAGCACTGGCCGAGATAAGTTTCATCTTGCATGGCTCAAAGAAAAATTAAGCAATGAAGATTGTTCCCATGATGATATGCGGTGGTGGCGCCAGGAATGA
- a CDS encoding anhydro-N-acetylmuramic acid kinase, protein MKIVPMMICGGGARNDALMNLLKAKSQYFFKNAIGITTSESAGIDPQLVEGLAFA, encoded by the coding sequence ATGAAGATTGTTCCCATGATGATATGCGGTGGTGGCGCCAGGAATGATGCCTTGATGAATTTATTAAAAGCGAAGTCGCAATACTTTTTCAAAAATGCTATAGGTATTACTACTAGCGAGTCCGCCGGGATTGATCCGCAACTAGTAGAAGGACTTGCTTTTGCATAG
- the erpA gene encoding iron-sulfur cluster insertion protein ErpA → MIALTTKPAEDLTEPPTPLVFTDSAAAKVADLIAEEGNPELKLRVFVQGGGCSGFQYGFTFDDAVNEDDTRFEKNGVTLLVDSMSFQYLVGAEIDYKEDINGSQFVIKNPNAQTTCGCGSSFSA, encoded by the coding sequence ATGATTGCATTAACTACAAAACCTGCAGAAGACTTAACCGAGCCACCTACTCCATTGGTTTTTACGGATAGTGCTGCTGCAAAAGTTGCTGACTTGATTGCTGAAGAAGGTAATCCAGAGTTGAAGCTTCGCGTATTCGTACAAGGCGGTGGTTGTTCGGGTTTTCAGTATGGCTTTACTTTTGATGATGCTGTGAACGAAGATGACACTCGCTTTGAGAAAAACGGAGTAACTCTATTGGTTGATTCAATGAGCTTTCAATACTTAGTTGGTGCTGAGATTGACTACAAGGAAGACATCAATGGTTCACAGTTTGTAATTAAGAATCCAAATGCACAAACTACTTGTGGCTGCGGATCTTCTTTTTCTGCTTAA